From the genome of bacterium, one region includes:
- a CDS encoding DUF2723 domain-containing protein — protein MLKWQDSRLQTPDSRLLYLFSFILGLSFTHHFQTIYLVPASLFFIIAVLLGTKKKLKTQSLKRTFIKSLPQFCILHFAFCIFLFILPLTLWAYLPIRSSMHPPLNWGLSR, from the coding sequence TTGCTTAAGTGGCAAGACTCCAGACTCCAGACTCCAGACTCCAGACTTCTTTATTTGTTTTCCTTTATCTTAGGCCTATCCTTCACCCACCACTTCCAGACAATCTACCTTGTCCCTGCAAGCTTGTTTTTTATCATTGCTGTATTATTAGGCACAAAGAAAAAACTCAAAACTCAAAGCTTAAAAAGAACATTTATCAAATCTTTACCACAATTTTGCATTTTGCATTTTGCATTTTGCATTTTTTTATTTATCCTGCCCCTTACTTTGTGGGCTTATCTGCCTATCCGCTCAAGCATGCACCCTCCCCTTAACTGGGGGCTGTCCCGATAA